AAAGCGTGTTGAACGTGACGATCTGCAGTTTCAGGGCGCCGTTGACCACCGACGGTTTGGCGACGATGTCGTTGACCATGCCCTTCAACTCCACCGTGTTGTCCTTGGGGTGGGTGGTCACACTCGAGGTCACGAAGTCACCGACGACCGGGATCGAATTCTGCACGGTTTGACGGATCCCGTCGGTGGTCCAGGTGACCGTCGCATCGATCGAGCCGATGGTGCCCTTCGAGTCGGCTGTGTTGTCAAGTCTGATGTCGGAGATGTTGAGCTGCAGCTTCATCCCCTTGGCATCGCGCAGGTTGTTACCCGCCGTCTCGATGCTGATGTTGGTGTAGTGATCGGTGATCACCTGCCAGGTCACCAACGGCGTCACCCCGAACCTCGCGGTGGCTTGATCCTGGGCGACGCAGGCCGTGGCCGCCGCGATCTTGTTGGTCGCCTTGTTGCGGATGTAGAGCTCGACACCGATCGCCGCGGACACCAGCAGCGCAAGCACGATGACGAGGATCAACACCACGTAGGACGCCGCAAAGCCGAAGATGACGCGCCGCTTGCGCTTCTCGCCCTCGTCCTTAGGTGTGGTCAGCGGCGTGGTGGCAGCGCTGGCCTGTTTGGGCGGTATTGGGTCGGGGCTTCGCTGCCCGTAGGCGCTGGCCGCGGTCGCTGGCTGGCCGGGCTGCGACTGCTCGCCTGGCGGCGGCTGCCCCGGTGGCGGTTGCTGCGGGCGGCCAGGCCCGGGGCGCAGCTGTTCGGTGGGATTGTCACCGGGTGCCGGAGGCCGGCCAAGTGGACTTTGGTTGCCGGGACCGGGACGCCCCCACCGGGGGTCATTCGGTGGGCCTTGCGGGGTGGTCACTCCCGAGATTCTGCCTTATCACGTCGGAGAAAGCTCGAACGGTTGCGCAGCACCGCGATGTTGTCCCGGGCTGCGGCCACCTTGTCCAGGTCGACGTCTGCGATCAGCAGCTGAGGCCGCGCGCCCGCCGACGCCACCACTTCGCCGAACGGAGATGCCACGAGGCTGCCCCCGACGCCGGTGGGGGCCCCGGAGTTGCCGATCTCGCTGCCCGGGTCCGCCTGACCGGCCGCGGCGATGTAAGAAGTGCAATCCACCGCCCGGGCGCGGGCCAGTAGCGTCCACTGCTCGAGTTTTCCCGGTCCCGAACCCCAGGACGCGCATACTGCGATCAGCTGGGCGCCACGGTCGGCGAGTTCGGTGTAGAGCTCCGGGAACCGAATGTCGTAGCAGGTCGTCAAACCCACCCCGACACCGTCGACTGTGACAAGCACCGGTTCGCGACCAGCTGCGACGGTGCGTGATTCGGTGAAGCCGAACGCGTCGTAGAGGTGGATCTTGTCGTAGCGGGTGAGCGGCTGATCACCTGCGCCGGCCGCGATCAGCGTATTGGTCACCCGTCCGTCTCCGGACGGGGCGAACATGCCGGCGATTACGGTGACGCCGGCGTCGCCGGCGATCCGCCGGACGCCGTTGGCCCAGGGCCCGTCGACCGGCTCAGCCACCGGGCCCAGCGGGACGCCGAAGCGGCACATGGTCGCCTCGGGGAACACCACCAGCTTCGCTCCGGCGTCGGCGGCCTGCTCGGCGTATTCGCGCACCAACTGCAGGTTTGCGGATGGATCGGTGCCGCTGAGAATTTGGGCCAGCGCGATACGCAAGGTAGCGGGGCGATCTTCAGCCATTTCTTGCCATCCACTGGGACGTGTAGCGCTGTTCCACGCTAACCAATTCGGGCAGCTGGGACCCGATGAGATGCTCCAGCTTTCCGCCGATCAACGGTACGCGCACCTGGACTGTGATGTTCGCGGCCAGCCGGGACCCGCCGGACTGGACATCGGGGGCCAGGACCGCCGTTCCCCAGATGCTCACCGGCGCGTCCAGAAGCGATCCCCGGATGGACGCCGTCGCGATCCCGTCGTTGAGTGGGCTCCAGTACTCCTCCCGGCGCACACACAGATCACCGCGCAGCAACTGGGTGACCAGGGCCGGAAGATTGTCACGGTACACGCGCTGGACGGTCACGACCTCGACAGCGGCTTCGTCGCCGGCCTCTTCGCCGACCCGCAATTCCTCGATTGTCGCGACGTCGGTGGGCACCTCCGCCAGCCTGCCCAGCCAGTACTGCTCTTCATGGAAAGCCTGGTGGATCTCCTCGACGCTGCCCTCGTAGACGGCCGACATGTCGAATGAACGCGGCATGATTGGCACGCTACCGTTACGGGCCAGGAATCAGAGCTTATGAAACAGGGGCAGGTCGGATCGTTGTTCGCCGGTGCACGCGTCGAAGAGGCGGTGCCGTTGGCCCCACTGACCACCCTGCGGGTAGGCCCGGTCGCGCGGCGCGTAATCACCTGCGCCACTACCGATCAGGTCATCGACGTGGTGCGCGGGCTCGACACGCAGGGCCCCGGCAACAGCGGCCCGGTGCTGATTCTGGCCGGCGGCTCCAATGTGGTGATTGGCAGTGAGCTGCCGGACCTGACCGTGGTTCGGTTGGCCAACGACGCTGTAGTGGTCGACGGTAACTTGGTGCGCGCGGAAGCGGGTGCGGTGTGGGACGACGTGGTGGAGACGTCCATCGAGCACGGCCTAGGAGGGCTGGAATGCCTGTCCGGCATCCCGGGATCGGTAGGGGCGACCCCGGTGCAGAACGTCGGTGCCTACGGGGTGGAGGTTTCCAACGCCATCACCCGGGTGCGGCTGCTGGATCGAAGCAGCGGCGAGGTGCGCTGGACGCCGGCCGAGGAGTTGCGGTTCGGGTATCGCAGCAGCGTGCTGAAACGGGCAGACGGGCTGCGCCTGCCGGCGGTTGCGGTGGAGGTGGAGTTCGCGCTCGACCCGTCGGGGCGCAGCGCCCCATTGCGTTACGGCGAGCTGACAGCGGCGCTCGGGGCGGCCACCGGCGAGCGCGGCGATCCGCGTGCTGTGCGGGAGGCCGTGCTGGCGTTGCGGACCCGCAAGGGCATGGTCCTGGACGCGGCCGACCACGACACCTGGAGCGTGGGGTCGTTCTTCACCAATCCGGTGGTATCCCCGCAGCAGTACGAGCGGCTGGCCGTCGCCACCGAAGGCCCGGTGCCCCACTACCCGGCTCCGGATGGCGTCAAGCTGGCCGCGGGCTGGCTGGTGGAGCGGGCCGGGTTCGGTAAGGGATATCCCGGTCAGCATGCGCCGTGCCGGCTCTCCACAAAGCATGCGCTGGCCTTGACTAATCGCGGCGGGGCGACTGCGGAGGACGTGATGGTACTGGCCCGAGCTGTCAGAGCTGGTGTTCGTGATGTGTTTGGTATCACACTGGAACCTGAACCTGTCCTGGTCGGGTGCGCCCTGTAGCTGCTAGTTTTGGGTCGAAATGCCCCTGGCGCGTGTGTTTGCGGTGGGGCATAGGGTGTTTGGCCCGGTATCTTTGGTTGTCGTGACCCCTCCCAGCACCCCCCAGAGGTCAGGGCCGATCAATCGGCGCATGGCTTTGACGGCGCTTGGGCTCGGCGTGTTCGCGCCCGGGGTGCTCGCTGCGTGTGGCGGCAAGATCACCCCGCAGGCGGAGAAGAAGGCGCCGCCGGCAGCGAAGCTGACTTACCAGCCCGCGGACGCGACCCAGGACGTGGTGCCGATCGCGCCGATCAGCGTCACGGTCACCGACGGCTGGTTCCAGCGGGTGGCCCTGACCAACTCGGCGGGAAAGCCGGTGGCAGGCACCTTCAACCAGGATCGCACCGTCTTCATGACCACCGAGCCGCTCGGCTACGACGCCACCTACACCTGGAGCGGGTCGGCTGTCGGCCACGACGGCAAGGCCATTCCGGTCACGGGCAAGCTCACCACCGTGACGCCGAAGAAGAAGATCGACGGCGGGTTCCAGCTGGCCGACGGGCAGACCGTGGGTGTGGCGGCGCCGATCATCATCCAATTCGATGCACCGATCAGCGACAAGGCCGCGGTCGAGCGGGCGCTGACCGTACGAACCAATCCGCCCGTCGAGGGAAGCTGGGCGTGGCTGCCTGATGAGGCTAAAGGCGCCCGCGTGCACTACCGCCCGCGCGAGTACTACCCGGCCGGAACCACCGTGAGCGTCGACGCCAAGCTATACGGCCTGCCGTTCGGCGACGGTGCGTACGGCGCGCAGGAT
The nucleotide sequence above comes from Mycobacterium vicinigordonae. Encoded proteins:
- a CDS encoding LmeA family phospholipid-binding protein, with product MTTPQGPPNDPRWGRPGPGNQSPLGRPPAPGDNPTEQLRPGPGRPQQPPPGQPPPGEQSQPGQPATAASAYGQRSPDPIPPKQASAATTPLTTPKDEGEKRKRRVIFGFAASYVVLILVIVLALLVSAAIGVELYIRNKATNKIAAATACVAQDQATARFGVTPLVTWQVITDHYTNISIETAGNNLRDAKGMKLQLNISDIRLDNTADSKGTIGSIDATVTWTTDGIRQTVQNSIPVVGDFVTSSVTTHPKDNTVELKGMVNDIVAKPSVVNGALKLQIVTFNTLFGKLPRELIQSSLDDYTTSLNKKLPLGIQADRVEVTDSGVVAHFSSHNATIPAGQTDPCFADL
- a CDS encoding UDP-N-acetylmuramate dehydrogenase, with the protein product MKQGQVGSLFAGARVEEAVPLAPLTTLRVGPVARRVITCATTDQVIDVVRGLDTQGPGNSGPVLILAGGSNVVIGSELPDLTVVRLANDAVVVDGNLVRAEAGAVWDDVVETSIEHGLGGLECLSGIPGSVGATPVQNVGAYGVEVSNAITRVRLLDRSSGEVRWTPAEELRFGYRSSVLKRADGLRLPAVAVEVEFALDPSGRSAPLRYGELTAALGAATGERGDPRAVREAVLALRTRKGMVLDAADHDTWSVGSFFTNPVVSPQQYERLAVATEGPVPHYPAPDGVKLAAGWLVERAGFGKGYPGQHAPCRLSTKHALALTNRGGATAEDVMVLARAVRAGVRDVFGITLEPEPVLVGCAL
- a CDS encoding DUF2505 domain-containing protein, which encodes MPRSFDMSAVYEGSVEEIHQAFHEEQYWLGRLAEVPTDVATIEELRVGEEAGDEAAVEVVTVQRVYRDNLPALVTQLLRGDLCVRREEYWSPLNDGIATASIRGSLLDAPVSIWGTAVLAPDVQSGGSRLAANITVQVRVPLIGGKLEHLIGSQLPELVSVEQRYTSQWMARNG
- a CDS encoding carbon-nitrogen hydrolase family protein, yielding MRIALAQILSGTDPSANLQLVREYAEQAADAGAKLVVFPEATMCRFGVPLGPVAEPVDGPWANGVRRIAGDAGVTVIAGMFAPSGDGRVTNTLIAAGAGDQPLTRYDKIHLYDAFGFTESRTVAAGREPVLVTVDGVGVGLTTCYDIRFPELYTELADRGAQLIAVCASWGSGPGKLEQWTLLARARAVDCTSYIAAAGQADPGSEIGNSGAPTGVGGSLVASPFGEVVASAGARPQLLIADVDLDKVAAARDNIAVLRNRSSFLRRDKAESRE
- a CDS encoding L,D-transpeptidase yields the protein MPLARVFAVGHRVFGPVSLVVVTPPSTPQRSGPINRRMALTALGLGVFAPGVLAACGGKITPQAEKKAPPAAKLTYQPADATQDVVPIAPISVTVTDGWFQRVALTNSAGKPVAGTFNQDRTVFMTTEPLGYDATYTWSGSAVGHDGKAIPVTGKLTTVTPKKKIDGGFQLADGQTVGVAAPIIIQFDAPISDKAAVERALTVRTNPPVEGSWAWLPDEAKGARVHYRPREYYPAGTTVSVDAKLYGLPFGDGAYGAQDFSLNIQIGRRQVVKAEVSSHRIQVITDAGVIMDFPCSYGEADKARNVTRNGIHVVTEKYSDFYMSNPAAGYSNVHERWAVRISNNGEFIHANPSSAGAQGNSNVTNGCINLSTSDAAEYYQTAIYGDPVEVTGSSIQLSYSDGDIWDWAVDWDTWVGMSALPPPAAHPPGTQIPVTAPATPSTAPTLSGTPTTTTSPTTTSSTPPSTSSGPGG